The following are encoded in a window of bacterium SCSIO 12643 genomic DNA:
- a CDS encoding SDR family oxidoreductase: MKNCAFITGVGSGIGKETCLSFLKNGWNVIGVLRNKDQQRDLESLARNYSGELNMINVDLLDDQVVEKVEEKLIHLNVEKLDAAIHVAGVLEVKDCSDIDQAHIDRVFRVNFNVPVLLTQLLEPYLEKSEQANILGITSMSGYQGSVRFGGLSIYGASKAALGSWLESASVEYGKKNIHVNALAIGSVNTEMLQKAFPDYQATINPVEMGAYIYSFASHGYKFYNGKTLSVAITNP; this comes from the coding sequence ATGAAGAATTGTGCTTTTATCACCGGTGTTGGATCTGGTATTGGAAAAGAAACATGTCTTAGTTTCTTGAAGAATGGTTGGAATGTTATCGGAGTCTTAAGAAATAAAGATCAACAAAGAGATTTAGAATCTCTGGCGAGAAACTACTCAGGAGAATTGAATATGATCAATGTTGACCTTTTGGATGATCAGGTAGTTGAAAAGGTTGAAGAAAAACTCATTCATCTAAATGTAGAAAAATTAGATGCTGCGATTCATGTTGCTGGAGTTTTGGAAGTCAAAGATTGTTCTGATATTGATCAAGCACATATAGACCGAGTTTTTAGAGTGAATTTTAATGTGCCTGTATTGCTCACTCAATTATTAGAACCATATCTGGAAAAAAGTGAACAAGCTAATATCTTAGGTATAACATCTATGTCAGGATATCAAGGCAGTGTTAGATTTGGGGGCTTGTCTATTTATGGGGCGTCTAAAGCAGCATTAGGATCCTGGTTGGAGAGTGCTTCTGTAGAATATGGAAAAAAAAATATTCATGTGAATGCTTTGGCCATAGGTTCTGTAAATACAGAAATGTTACAAAAAGCTTTCCCGGATTATCAAGCAACAATCAATCCTGTCGAAATGGGGGCGTATATTTATAGTTTCGCGAGTCACGGGTATAAATTTTATAATGGTAAAACCCTGTCTGTTGCGATTACAAATCCTTAA